One window from the genome of Jiangella alba encodes:
- a CDS encoding YciI family protein — MKYVLLICDDETISPSMAEMEADPVHQTWEADLRRRDAERLGVRLRPVASATTVRVRKGETLVSDGPFAETKDFVGGVVLIECADLDEAIAIAAGHPNAQWGGVEIRPVWE, encoded by the coding sequence ATGAAATACGTGCTGCTGATCTGTGACGACGAAACCATCTCGCCGAGCATGGCCGAGATGGAGGCCGACCCGGTCCACCAGACGTGGGAGGCCGACCTGCGACGACGCGACGCCGAACGGCTCGGCGTGCGGTTGCGGCCGGTCGCGTCCGCCACCACGGTGCGGGTCCGCAAGGGCGAGACGCTGGTGTCCGACGGACCGTTCGCCGAGACCAAGGACTTCGTCGGCGGCGTGGTGCTCATCGAGTGCGCCGATCTCGACGAGGCCATCGCCATCGCGGCCGGCCATCCCAACGCCCAGTGGGGCGGCGTCGAGATCCGCCCGGTCTGGGAATGA
- a CDS encoding RNA polymerase sigma factor, with the protein MTADAVRAAVDAAYREEWGQVVATLIGLTRDWDLAEDCAQEAFAAALTAWPRDGVPDRPGAWLTTTARHRATDRLRRDAAGRAKLRQLAVLAREPAESSAEEIPDERLRLIFTCCHPALPFEARVALTLRTLAGLSTAEIARAFLTAEPAMAQRIVRAKRKIAEAGIPYRVPPAELLPERLAAVLAVLYLIFNEGYDERDGRRALAAEAIHLARVLARLLPAEPEPCGLLALMLLHEARRATRVDDGVLVPLERQDRSRWDHALIDEGVAVLDDAIALRRRGPYQLQAAIAACHATAPDAAGTDWPQIAALYAELARLAPSPVVELNRAVAVAMADGIAAGLALVDDLAASGRLDGYHLLPATRADLLRRDGRRSEARAAYEEALRLAPSEADRRYLTGRLNAL; encoded by the coding sequence ATGACGGCCGACGCCGTCCGCGCCGCCGTCGACGCCGCGTACCGGGAGGAATGGGGCCAGGTCGTCGCCACGCTGATCGGCCTGACCCGCGACTGGGACCTCGCCGAGGACTGCGCGCAGGAGGCGTTCGCGGCCGCGTTGACGGCGTGGCCGCGCGACGGCGTCCCGGACCGGCCGGGCGCCTGGCTGACGACGACGGCGCGGCACCGCGCGACCGACCGGCTGCGCCGCGACGCCGCCGGGCGGGCGAAGCTGCGCCAGCTGGCGGTGCTGGCGCGAGAGCCGGCCGAGTCGTCCGCCGAGGAGATCCCGGACGAGCGGCTGCGGCTGATCTTCACCTGCTGCCATCCGGCGCTGCCGTTCGAGGCCAGGGTCGCGCTGACGCTGCGGACGCTGGCCGGGCTGAGCACGGCCGAGATCGCCCGGGCGTTCCTCACCGCCGAGCCCGCCATGGCGCAGCGCATCGTCCGGGCCAAGCGCAAGATCGCCGAGGCCGGCATCCCGTACCGCGTGCCGCCGGCCGAGCTGCTGCCGGAACGGCTCGCGGCGGTGCTGGCCGTGCTCTACCTGATCTTCAACGAGGGCTACGACGAGCGCGACGGCCGCCGGGCGCTGGCCGCCGAGGCCATCCACCTCGCCCGCGTGCTGGCCCGGCTGCTGCCCGCCGAGCCGGAGCCGTGCGGCCTGCTGGCGCTCATGCTGCTGCACGAGGCCCGCCGGGCGACCCGCGTCGACGACGGCGTCCTCGTGCCGCTGGAGCGCCAGGACCGGTCCCGGTGGGACCACGCGCTGATCGACGAGGGCGTCGCCGTGCTCGACGACGCCATCGCGCTGCGCCGCCGCGGGCCGTACCAGCTGCAGGCCGCCATCGCCGCCTGCCACGCCACCGCGCCGGACGCCGCCGGCACCGACTGGCCGCAGATCGCCGCCCTCTACGCCGAGCTGGCCCGGCTGGCGCCGTCGCCGGTGGTGGAGCTGAACCGGGCGGTGGCGGTGGCGATGGCCGACGGCATCGCGGCCGGGCTCGCGCTCGTGGACGACCTGGCGGCGTCCGGCCGGCTCGACGGCTACCACCTGCTGCCCGCCACCAGGGCCGACCTGCTGCGCCGCGACGGCCGCCGGTCCGAGGCGCGGGCGGCGTACGAGGAGGCGTTGCGGCTGGCGCCGTCCGAGGCCGACCGCCGGTACCTGACCGGCCGGTTGAACGCGCTCTGA